In Nicotiana tabacum cultivar K326 chromosome 11, ASM71507v2, whole genome shotgun sequence, a single window of DNA contains:
- the LOC142166463 gene encoding uncharacterized protein LOC142166463: MVLSWLLNSLSNEIAESVLYLQSANDLWSDLEDRFGQTIGAKLFQPQKELSVVIQGNTSISTYFTKIKSIWDELDALNTFSACICDCEYGAKAKNVKAHQDERLLQFLMGLNDTFIGVRSNILLSSPLPSIGNFRKYNENKGQKRGYDQKKNFGICAYYKKSGHIIDKCYRLHGFPAYFKFTKQRRFQGTVQANNTFTANEEVDYAGANTAENQILTQDNMAQLLQLLQHMKAGQQGASGSDASANLSYAGIAKFFNSYAYFIQINCESWILDSGTTEHMTFNKDFFTNFKALRNPLMVKLLNSYRVKGPSLKSPLEIGKEQEGLYILNSRPFVAVSKDLSKSSSACSRKSNSVLNSYFSLSVFDVKNKLWHYRLGHLPLSNMKNISYVSVPSCFNFSTPCLICPMARQCKLSFPSSSISTKKVFELIHVDTWGPYNTATYDGYRYFLTIVDDFSRAFKAYNSSLLFPVTKMSSTYTATIDIEDSVFLKNRE, translated from the exons ATGGTCCTCTCATGGCTGCTGAATTCCTTGTCCAACGAGATAGCTGAAAGTGTTCTGTACTTACAAAGTGCCAATGATCTCTGGAGTGACCTAGAAGACAGGTTTGGGCAAACAATTGGAGCAAAATTATTTCAACCACAAAAGGAACTCAGTGTTGTTATTCAAGGTAATACTAGTATCTCTACCTATTTCACTAAGATAAAGAGCATATGGGATGAACTTGATGCATTAAATACTTTCTCTGCTTGTATTTGTGATTGTGAGTATGGAGCTAAAGCTAAGAATGTAAAGGCACACCAAGATGAGAGGTTATTGCAATTTTTAATGGGGCTCAATGACACATTCATAGGGGTCAGAAGTAACATCCTGTTATCTTCTCCTTTGCCTTCTATTG GAAATTTCAGAAAGTATAATGAAAATAAAGGGCAAAAGAGAGGATATGATCAGAAGAAGAACTTTGGAATATGTGCCTATTATAAGAAATCAGGACATATCATTGATAAATGCTATAGGTTACATGGTTTTCCAGCATATTTTAAGTTTACTAAACAAAGAAGGTTTCAAGGAACTGTGCAAGCTAATAATACATTTACTGCCAATGAGGAAGTGGACTATGCAGGAGCTAATACAGCAGAAAATCAGATTCTTACCCAGGATAATATGGCTCAACTTCTACAGCTTCTTCAACATATGAAGGCAGGACAACAGGGAGCAAGCGGTTCTGATGCAAGTGCAAACCTCAGTTATGCTGGTATAGCCAAGTTCTTCAACTCCTATGCCTATTTCATTCAAATTAATTGTGAATCTTGGATATTGGATAGTGGTACAACTGAGCATATGACTTTTAACAAAGATTTTTTCACAAACTTTAAAGCCTTACGTAATCCATTGATGGTTAAACTTCTTAATTCTTATAGAGTTAAG GGCCCTTCACTGAAGAGCCCTCTGGAGATTGGTAAAGAACAAGAGGGACTCTACATCCTCAATTCAAGGCCTTTTGTAGCAGTTTCAAAGGATTTATCTAAGTCTAGTAGTGCTTGTAGTAGGAAATCTAATTCTGTTTTGAACTCTTATTTCAGTCTTTCTGTTTTTGATGTAAAGAATAAGTTATGGCATTATAGACTAGGCCATTTGCCTTTAAGTAATATGAAGAACATATCCTATGTTTCTGTTCCTTCATGTTTTAATTTTTCTACTCCTTGTCTTATATGTCCAATGGCTAGGCAATGCAAACTCTCTTTTCCCTCAAGTTCTATTTCTACCAAAAAGGTATTTGAATTGATTCATGTGGATACTTGGGGTCCCTATAATACTGCAACATATGATGGATATAGATACTTTCTTACCATTGTGGATGATTTTAGTAGAG CTTTTAAAGCATATAACTCTTCACTGTTGTTTCCTGTTACTAAGATGTCGTCCACATACACTGCCACTATAGATATAGAAGATTCTGTCTTTTTGAAGAATAGGGAATAA